Proteins from a single region of Primulina tabacum isolate GXHZ01 chromosome 5, ASM2559414v2, whole genome shotgun sequence:
- the LOC142544617 gene encoding zinc finger protein ZAT5-like: protein MMQIQEQTTMGAKDYNDTMKGKRGKKPRSDSPLALTMATCSSSNANIGRSGGGFSTGSSDISDLTGSSDHHYMTLTSGEFKQGMEEEEEEEEEEDMANCLILLAKGRRQVSSPRFPAAGNEAGAAEFYRCKTCNKSFSSFQALGGHRASHKKPIIKTLPTTAEDENPLAENKEKRVDRTILSLKIRSRSLALGGGTLNRCRVHECSICGAEFASGQALGGHMRRHRTLPPLENSSRSEPQEEKKPGKMLALDLNLPAPEELVFSATPLINCHY from the coding sequence ATGATGCAAATTCAAGAACAAACGACAATGGGGGCCAAGGATTACAATGATACCATGAAAGGAAAACGTGGCAAGAAACCAAGATCGGATTCGCCTCTTGCCTTAACCATGGCCACATGCTCATCTAGCAACGCCAACATCGGAAGAAGCGGCGGAGGTTTTAGCACCGGCAGCAGCGATATAAGTGACCTTACTGGCAGTTCTGATCATCACTACATGACGTTAACTTCTGGTGAGTTCAAGCAAGgcatggaagaagaagaagaagaagaagaagaagaagacatgGCGAATTGTTTGATTCTCTTGGCCAAAGGCCGCCGCCAGGTGTCATCTCCGCGGTTTCCGGCAGCCGGGAACGAGGCGGGGGCTGCAGAATTTTACCGCTGCAAGACTTGTAACAAGAGTTTTTCTTCATTCCAAGCATTAGGTGGCCACCGAGCCAGCCACAAGAAGCCCATTATCAAGACATTACCAACAACTGCAGAGGACGAGAACCCATTAGCGGAAAACAAGGAAAAACGTGTTGATCGCACAATTCTTTCTCTCAAAATCAGGAGCAGAAGCCTAGCCTTAGGCGGCGGCACGCTAAACAGGTGTAGGGTTCATGAGTGTTCAATATGTGGAGCTGAATTCGCCTCCGGCCAGGCCTTGGGTGGCCACATGCGGCGGCACAGGACACTTCCGCCATTGGAAAACAGCAGCCGCAGCGAGCCCCAAGAAGAAAAGAAGCCCGGAAAAATGTTGGCATTAGACCTCAATCTTCCGGCCCCGGAAGAACTAGTCTTCTCCGCCACCCCCCTAATTAATTGCCATTACTAG
- the LOC142545735 gene encoding E3 ubiquitin-protein ligase RZFP34-like, which produces MDCGLKNQMISHSSANDEYMMKMDFVEYGCSHYQRKCKIVAPCCNEIFACRHCHNDAKNSIDVDPLERHDIPRHDIERVVCSLCHTEQQVQKTCINCGVVMGNYYCRKCKFFDDDVSKKQFHCDKCGICRTGGEENFFHCDKCECCYSNSLRDSHVCVERAMHHNCPVCFEYLFDTTRDVTVLPCGHTIHLDCIKEMERHFQYSCPVCSKSYCDMTRVWEKLDQEVAATPMPEIYQNKMVWILCNDCGETSEVNYHILANKCMNCNSYNTRQTRGSHISCSSRIAEIVR; this is translated from the exons ATGGACTGTGGTTTGAAGAATCAGATGATTTCTCATTCTTCAGCAAATGATGAGTACATGATGAAGATGGATTTTGTTGAATATGG GTGCTCTCATTACCAGAGGAAGTGTAAGATCGTAGCACCCTGTTGTAATGAGATATTTGCTTGCAGGCACTGCCACAATGATGCAAAG AATTCAATAGACGTCGATCCACTGGAACGACATGATATCCCGCGGCATGATATAGAGAGG GTTGTCTGCTCTCTCTGCCACACAGAACAACAA GTTCAAAAAACGTGTATTAATTGTGGTGTCGTTATGGGGAATTACTATTGCCGAAAATGCAAATTCTTTGACGATGAT GTTTCCAAGAAACAATTTCACTGTGATAAATGTGGAATTTGCAG AACTGGCGGTGAAGAAAACTTCTTCCATTGCGACAAATGTG AATGTTGCTATTCAAACTCATTGAGAGATTCACATGTTTGTGTAGAGAGAGCAATGCATCACAATTGCCCCGTGTGCTTCGAG TATCTTTTTGACACGACAAGAGACGTCACTGTGTTGCCGTGTGGTCACACTATACATCTTGACTGCATCAAGGAAATGGAACGCCATTTTCA GTATTCTTGCCCAGTTTGCTCGAAGTCTTATTGTGATATGACCCGTGTTTGGGAAAAACTTGATCAAGAG GTTGCTGCTACTCCTATGCCTGAAATTTATCAAAACAAAATG GTCTGGATCCTTTGCAACGACTGTGGAGAAACGTCTGAGGTGAACTATCACATTCTGGCGAACAAATGTATGAATTGCAACTCGTATAATACAAGGCAGACCAGAGGAAGCCATATTTCTTGCTCATCGAgaatagcagagattgttagatgA
- the LOC142545731 gene encoding uncharacterized protein LOC142545731 → MELNVMSGGTHPNGNPDILGLEMSLHHHIPPPPPQNSPLLPQQQQLPLISYGHNEGDYHPQTQKSLKQGYPFSVISKNQTLTLSDDDEPGLAVENSADDVKKKTSPWQRMKWTDDMVRLLIVVVFYIGDEVGSEGNDPVNKKKSGVILQKKGKWKSVSRALMERGHFVSPQQCEDKFNDLNKRYKRVNEILGKGTACQVVENQTLLDTMDHLSSKMKDEVKKLLNSKHLFFREMCAYHNSCGHAGAAPVSGGVQHSPLEVAAEPTQGLVQCQQQRCFHASESIPVMPNINREENHEGSKSVKGICVEDDYSDEDEEDEDEDESDEVIGGGSRCHDRAHDDDINEMDERSSRKREREWPCHSAPLIRQLESELSNTLQDGTRGPFEKRQWLRTKLMQLEEQSVGIQYQTLELEKQRLTWLKFSAKKEREMEREKLLNERMKLENERMVLLIRQKEHDFLDHPQIPQQSSNKKSDPSSISR, encoded by the coding sequence ATGGAATTGAATGTTATGTCTGGTGGAACGCACCCAAATGGTAATCCTGATATTTTAGGCCTGGAAATGTCACTCCACCACCACataccaccaccaccaccacaaaACTCTCCCCTTTTGCCGCAGCAACAGCAGCTCCCCCTGATTTCATATGGGCATAATGAAGGCGATTACCACCCACAGACTCAGAAATCTTTGAAACAAGGGTACCCATTTTCAGTAATATCCAAGAATCAAACTTTAACATTGAGTGATGATGATGAGCCTGGACTCGCGGTTGAGAACAGTGCTGATGATGTGAAGAAGAAAACTTCGCCTTGGCAGAGAATGAAGTGGACTGATGATATGGTGAGGTTATTGATTGTGGTTGTGTTTTATATTGGTGATGAGGTTGGCTCCGAGGGTAATGATCCTGTTAATAAGAAGAAAAGTGGAGTGATTTTGCAGAAGAAGGGGAAATGGAAATCAGTGTCGCGGGCTTTGATGGAGAGGGGACATTTCGTGTCTCCACAGCAATGTGAAGACAAGTTCAATGATTTGAATAAGAGGTACAAGAGGGTTAATGAGATTCTTGGAAAGGGAACGGCTTGCCAAGTCGTGGAGAACCAGACTTTGCTAGATACAATGGACCACTTATCTTCTAAAATGAAGGACGAAGTCAAGAAATTGCTGAATTCCAAGCACTTGTTTTTCAGGGAGATGTGTGCTTATCATAATAGTTGTGGCCACGCAGGTGCTGCCCCTGTAAGTGGTGGTGTTCAGCATTCGCCTCTAGAGGTGGCCGCAGAGCCAACTCAAGGTCTAGTACAGTGTCAGCAGCAGAGGTGCTTCCACGCGTCAGAAAGCATACCGGTCATGCCTAACATAAATCGAGAGGAGAATCACGAGGGATCTAAATCGGTAAAAGGGATATGTGTTGAAGATGATTACAGCGACGAAGATgaggaggatgaagatgagGATGAATCTGACGAGGTGATAGGTGGAGGATCACGATGTCATGACCGGGCACATGATGATGACATCAATGAAATGGATGAACGATCATCAAGAAAGAGAGAGAGGGAATGGCCTTGTCATTCTGCGCCTCTGATTCGACAACTGGAATCTGAGTTAAGTAACACATTGCAAGATGGTACTAGGGGTCCCTTCGAGAAGAGGCAGTGGTTGAGAACAAAACTGATGCAATTGGAGGAGCAAAGTGTCGGTATCCAGTACCAGACTTTGGAGCTGGAAAAGCAACGTTTAACATGGCTGAAATTCAGTGCCAAGAAAGAAAGGGAAATGGAGAGGGAAAAGCTCTTGAATGAAAGAATGAAGTTGGAGAATGAGAGAATGGTTCTCTTAATTCGGCAAAAGGAGCATGATTTCCTTGATCATCCACAGATTCCGCAGCAATCCTCTAACAAGAAGAGCGACCCGTCTTCGATTAGTCGATGA
- the LOC142545734 gene encoding serine/threonine protein phosphatase 2A 57 kDa regulatory subunit B' beta isoform-like, translating into MFNKIKIMKRGHRKVAKSDADYAFVSPNRSSGSVSTSDVVVNHASRGGAVANSHQPHHMISDAVPPPGSIENQPMFRDVAVTERQSLFMRKLQVCCFLFDFSDTLKIVREKEIKRQTLAELVDFIQAGSGKITESNQEEMIRMISINIFRCLPPASHEYTGSENADPEEEDQYLDPSWPHLQLVYELLLRYVVSSDIDTKIAKRYIDHSFVLKLLDLFDSEDPREREYLKTILHRIYGKFMVHRPFIRKAINNILYRFVYETERFSGIGELLEILGSIINGFALPMKEEHKLFLVRALIPLHKPKSVATYHHQLSYCITQFVEKDYKLADAVIRGLLKYWPVTNCQKEVLFLGELEEVLEATQAAAFQRCMVPLFRQIARCLNSSHFQVAERALFLWHNEHIVSLIAQNRGIILPIIFEALEKNIQSHWNQAVHGLTVNVRKMFLAMDAELFDECLRHYAQREAKTKELEEQREFTWQRLAAAAQGG; encoded by the exons ATGTTTAATAAGATAAAGATAATGAAGAGAGGCCACCGAAAGGTGGCGAAATCCGACGCCGATTATGCCTTTGTGTCCCCGAACCGGAGCTCCGGCTCGGTGTCTACATCTGACGTCGTAGTGAACCATGCCTCTCGGGGCGGTGCGGTTGCGAATTCACATCAACCGCATCATATGATTTCTGATGCAGTGCCTCCTCCGGGTTCCATTGAGAATCAACCTATGTTTAGGGATGTCGCTGTCACCGAGCGTCAGAGTTTGTTTATGCGGAAGCTGCAAGTTTGCTGCTTCCTCTTTGATTTCTCGGATACACTGAAGATTGTGAGGGAAAAAGAGATTAAAAGGCAAACCCTTGCGGAGCTTGTGGATTTTATTCAGGCTGGGTCAGGTAAAATAACCGAATCTAATCAAGAGGAGATGATTAGAATGATATCTATTAATATATTCCGTTGCTTGCCCCCGGCCTCCCATGAATATACGGGTTCTGAGAATGCTGACCCTGAAGAGGAGGACCAGTACCTTGATCCATCATGGCCACATTTACAGCTGGTCTATGAACTGCTCTTGCGATATGTAGTCTCATCCGACATTGATACAAAGATTGCCAAACGGTATATTGATCATTCTTTTGTTTTGAAGTTGCTTGATCTGTTTGATTCTGAAGATCCGAGGGAGAGGGAGTATTTGAAGACTATTCTGCATAGAATATACGGGAAATTCATGGTGCATAGGCCATTCATTAGGAAAGCAATAAACAATATCCTTTATAGGTTCGTATATGAGACAGAGAGGTTCAGCGGGATTGGAGAGCTTTTGGAGATACTGGGGAGCATAATTAATGGTTTTGCCTTGCCAATGAAGGAAGAGCACAAATTGTTTCTAGTTAGAGCTTTGATACCACTCCACAAACCCAAATCGGTAGCCACGTACCACCACCAGCTGTCATATTGCATCACGCAGTTTGTGGAAAAGGACTACAAGTTGGCTGATGCCGTCATTCGGGGTTTGCTGAAATATTGGCCCGTCACCAATTGCCAAAAGGAGGTTCTCTTTCTGGGCGAACTTGAGGAAGTGTTGGAGGCGACACAGGCGGCGGCATTTCAACGCTGCATGGTCCCTCTTTTTCGACAGATTGCTCGCTGCCTCAACAGCTCTCATTTTCAG GTTGCAGAACGAGCTCTCTTTTTGTGGCATAATGAGCATATTGTGTCCTTGATTGCTCAGAATCGTGGTATCATTTTACCTATCATATTTGAGGCTTTGGAAAAGAATATCCAATCCCACTGGAACCAGGCAGTGCATGGCCTAACTGTTAATGTCCGGAAAATGTTCTTGGCAATGGATGCCGAGTTATTTGACGAGTGTTTGAGGCATTATGCACAAAGGGAGGCGAAAACCAAGGAACTGGAGGAACAACGAGAATTCACGTGGCAGAGATTGGCAGCAGCTGCTCAAGGAGGCTGA
- the LOC142544616 gene encoding putative glycosyltransferase At5g03795: protein MRNKDLCSVMMESSKNRLCLCWKTSSYSTRLSVILLPLVLVSGLVALFCAKSSSWMFVRNYYDSSGTILLKGFVPGGEGIETGDGERAEVLSRDHNSLSISGVPPETAQPLHDKEEKPLSTETRSQAVTLFNNTLAPPSSVRISRNISNLLRVEAMLQQARAAIRNAGNNNHTEDTDYIPDGPIYRNALLFHRSYLEMEKKLKVFVYEEGEQPIFHNGPCGSIYSIEGNFMSKIECSRFRTRNPENALVFFLPFSVASIVHFIYQKNIPDQWQPMKQTVRDYVDLLAVKYPYWNRSSGSDHFMLACHDWGPELSKSVPELFKNSIRALCNANTSEGFQPSKDVSIPEINLVGGVMPGLLGSPAPWKRPILVFFAGGLHGPIRPILLDHWENKDPDVQVHKYLPKNMSYFSMMRQSKYCICPSGYEVASPRMVEALYMGCVPVLIKDHYAPPFGDVLNWKSFSVEISTDEIPNMKKILQAIPMRRYVRMHKRGVQVRRHFEVNLVPQRYDVFHMTLHSIWLRRLNILLHQEWG from the exons ATGAGAAATAAAGATTTGTGCAGCGTTATGATGGAAAGTAGTAAGAACAGGCTGTGTTTGTGCTGGAAAACATCATCGTATTCTACGAGACTATCGGTGATCTTGCTTCCATTGGTGTTGGTTTCTGGGCTGGTGGCGTTATTTTGTGCGAAATCGTCGAGTTGGATGTTTGTCCGGAATTACTATGATTCGAGCGGTACTATATTATTGAAGGGTTTTGTTCCGGGCGGGGAAGGAATAGAAACGGGAGACGGAGAAAGGGCGGAGGTGCTATCGAGGGATCACAACAGTCTCAGTATCTCCGGCGTGCCACCGGAGACGGCACAGCCG TTACATGACAAGGAAGAAAAACCCTTGAGCACAGAAACTAGATCCCAAGCTGTCACATTATTCAATAACACTCTTGCTCCTCCATCAAGTGTAAGAATCAGCAGAAACATCAGCAATTTACTAAGAGTCGAGGCCATGCTGCAGCAAGCTCGAGCCGCGATTAGAAATGCAGGGAACAACAATCATACAGAGGATACGGACTACATCCCGGATGGTCCAATTTACCGGAATGCTCTTTTGTTCCACCG GAGTTACTTGGAGATGGAAAAGAAGCTCAAAGTATTCGTATACGAAGAGGGGGAGCAGCCCATTTTTCACAACGGTCCTTGTGGAAGCATCTATTCTATAGAGGGAAATTTCATGTCCAAGATTGAATGTAGCAGATTTCGGACAAGGAATCCTGAGAATGCACTTGTTTTCTTCCTTCCATTTAGTGTGGCATCCATAGTCCACTTCATTTACCAGAAGAATATTCCGGATCAATGGCAGCCGATGAAGCAGACGGTGAGGGACTACGTGGATCTGCTCGCTGTAAAGTATCCTTATTGGAATCGAAGCAGCGGATCCGATCATTTCATGCTTGCTTGCCATGATTGG GGGCCTGAGCTTTCGAAGTCTGTTCCGGAGCTATTCAAGAACTCAATTCGAGCTTTGTGCAATGCGAACACATCCGAAGGCTTCCAGCCCTCGAAAGATGTATCCATACCTGAAATCAACCTCGTAGGTGGCGTAATGCCCGGTTTGCTTGGCAGCCCAGCCCCATGGAAACGCCCGATTCTCGTATTCTTTGCGGGAGGCCTCCACGGCCCCATCAGGCCTATTCTTCTAGACCATTGGGAGAACAAAGATCCAGACGTTCAAGTTCACAAGTACCTACCAAAAAACATGTCATATTTCTCAATGATGAGACAAAGCAAGTACTGCATTTGTCCCAGCGGGTACGAGGTCGCGAGCCCGAGGATGGTCGAAGCCCTGTACATGGGGTGCGTCCCCGTGCTAATTAAAGATCACTACGCGCCCCCGTTCGGCGATGTCCTAAACTGGAAGTCGTTTTCGGTGGAGATCTCGACGGATGAGATTCCTAACATGAAGAAAATTCTACAAGCAATCCCTATGAGACGGTACGTGAGGATGCACAAGAGGGGTGTGCAAGTTAGGCGACATTTTGAGGTCAATTTGGTTCCTCAAAGGTACGATGTGTTTCATATGACTCTTCATTCCATTTGGTTGAGGAGACTTAACATtctacttcaccaagaatgggGATGA
- the LOC142545733 gene encoding uncharacterized protein LOC142545733, with translation MEEGQFENLPGKGKPLDLTSNPHVDPAEDTLYRILNKNGCAPEWVELNKDIRSKIAAWRLALKKSWMFKGGHDDSKWVELSESLKLQLRDLNNMVFRYNLIVPFGRQMFGFKWEKELDRLQEETQVAK, from the exons ATGGAAGAAGGTCAATTTGAAAACTTGCCTGGTAAAGGAAAGCCCTTGGACCTCACCAGTAATCCTCATGTGGATCCTGCTGAAGACACCTTGTACAGGATACTCAATAAAAACGGATGTGCACCAGAATGGGTTGAACTTAACAAAGATATACGAAGTAAAATTGCTGCTTGGCGATTGGCCCTCAAGAAATCTTGGATGTTTAAAGGTGGACATGATGATTCCAAATGGGTTGAGTTGTCAGAGTCTTTGAAACTTCAACTGCGCGACTTGAACAACATG GTGTTTCGATACAACCTCATTGTTCCGTTTGGCCGCCAAATGTTTGGATTCAAGTGGGAGAAGGAATTAGATCGGCTGCAAGAGGAAACTCAGGTCGCAAAATAG